In Paramormyrops kingsleyae isolate MSU_618 chromosome 13, PKINGS_0.4, whole genome shotgun sequence, a single window of DNA contains:
- the LOC111858178 gene encoding copine-7-like isoform X1: MNDTQDQTSSPPARNACKVELRVSCKNLLDRDTLNKSDPCVILMGQGEGDWEEIDRTEVIKSNLNPTFSKVFTLDYLFEEVQKLRFEAYDIHGSHSIDTHEDDYLGGMECTLGKIVAQKKIVKLLSLKYGKNAGKSAITVSVEEISGNNEYVELSFSAEKLDDKDLFSKSDPFLEIYRINDDETEQLVHRTKVIKNNLNPVWETFKVSLSSLCSCDEDRRLKCLVWDYDSRGRHDFIGEFYPTFREMQTVTEENKVSWECINPKYKLKKKNYKNSGVVILSELKLLRVYSFLDYIMGGCQIHFTVAIDFTASNGDPKNSCSLHYIHPYRPNEYLNALVALLEICQDYDSDKKFSALGFGARIPPSYEVSHDFAINFDPDNDECEGIQGIVEAYQNCVPKIQLYGPTNVAPIINKLAKVAAREKATKDASRYHILLILTDGVVTDMGETREAIVRASYQPLSIIIVGVGNADFTDMQILDGDDGVLRSLKGEPVLRDIVQFVPFRDFKSASPAALAKCVLAEVPKQVVEYYSHVGYGPKTPVLDSPTSVPNTPE; encoded by the exons ATAGACAGGACAGAGGTCATCAAGAGTAACCTGAACCCTACCTTCAGCAAGGTCTTTACTCTGGACTACCTCTTCGAGGAGGTGCAGAAGCTGCGTTTCGAGGCATACGACATCCATGGGTCTCATAGCATCGACACCCATGAGGATGACTACCTGGGAGGCATGGAGTGCACGCTTGGCAAG ATTGTGGCTCAGAAGAAGATAGTAAAGCTTCTTTCTCTGAAATATGGGAAGAATGCTGGGAAATCCGCTATAACG GTGAGCGTGGAGGAAATTTCAGGAAACAATGAATATGTTGAGCTTTCCTTTTCTGCAGAGAAACTTGATGACAAG GATCTCTTCAGTAAATCGGACCCATTTTTGGAAATATATAGAATTAATGATGATGAAACAGAACAACTGGTCCACAGAACCAAG GTAATCAAGAACAATCTAAACCCTGTTTGGGAGACATTTAAAGTGTCTCTGAGCTCTTTGTGCAGCTGCGATGAGGACAGGAGGCTGAAG TGCCTCGTCTGGGATTATGATTCCAGGGGAAGGCATGATTTTATTGGAGAATTCTACCCCACATTCAGAGAAATGCAGACAGTAACTGAAGAAAACAAG GTTTCATGGGAATGTATAAATCCAAAGTACAAGTTAAAGAAGAAGAACTACAAAAATTCTGGCGTGGTCATTCTCTCTGAGCTGAAG CTTCTCAGAGTCTATTCCTTCTTGGATTACATCATGGGGGGATGCCAGATACATTTCACA GTGGCTATTGACTTTACTGCTTCGAACGGGGACCCTAAAAACAGCTGCTCTCTACACTACATCCACCCCTACCGGCCCAACGAGTACCTAAATGCCCTGGTGGCACTGTTGGAGATCTGCCAGGATTATGACAG TGACAAAAAATTCTCTGCTTTGGGCTTTGGTGCAAGGATTCCCCCAAGTTATGAG GTCTCTCATGACTTTGCCATTAATTTTGACCCGGACAACGATGAATGTGAAG GAATCCAGGGCATCGTGGAAGCGTACCAGAACTGCGTTCCCAAAATCCAGTTGTACGGCCCCACCAATGTGGCCCCTATCATAAACAAACTGGCCAAAGTGGCAGCCCGGGAGAAAGCGACCAAAGATGCCTCG CGATACCACATCCTCCTGATCCTCACCGACGGCGTGGTGACAGACATGGGGGAAACACGTGAGGCCATCGTACGTGCCTCCTACCAGCCCCTGTCCATCATCATCGTTGGAGTGGGAAACGCTGACTTTACAGACATGCAGATCTTGGATGGAGATGATGGGGTCCTGCGTTCACTCAAAGGGGAGCCTGTGCTGAGGGACATCGTGCAGTTTGTGCCCTTCAGAGACTTCAAATCG GCCTCTCCTGCTGCCCTGGCCAAGTGTGTTCTTGCTGAGGTGCCCAAGCAGGTGGTAGAGTACTACAGTCATGTGGGATATGGGCCCAAGACGCCAGTGCTGGATTCACCCACCTCTGTGCCCAACACCCCTGAGTAA